In one Streptomyces sp. NBC_01241 genomic region, the following are encoded:
- a CDS encoding acyl-CoA carboxylase subunit beta, with protein sequence MTVVDETPGEPSDTRGRVAELLALREQARRGPSDRATEAQRAKGKLTARERIELLVDPGSFKEVEQLRRHRATGFGLEEKKPHTDGVVTGWGTVDGRTVFVYAHDFRIFGGALGEAHATKIHKIMDMAISAGAPLVSLNDGAGARIQEGVSALAGYGGIFQRNTKASGVIPQISVMLGPCAGGAAYSPALTDFVFMVRETSQMFITGPDVVKAVTGEEITQNGLGGADVHAETSGVAHFAYDDEETCIAEVRYLIGMLPSNNRENPPAVASDDPADRRGDVLLDLVPADGNRPYDMHKVIEELVDDGDYLEIHERWARNIICALARLDGQVVGIVANQPQSLAGVLDIEASEKAARFVQMCDAFNIPIITLLDVPGFLPGVDQEHGGIIRHGAKLLYAYCNATVPRISLILRKAYGGAYIVMDSQSIGADLTYAWPTNEIAVMGAEGAANVIFRRQIADAEDPEAMRTRMVKEYKAELMHPYYAAERGLVDDVIDPAETREVLIASLAMLRTKHADLPSRKHGNPPQ encoded by the coding sequence ATGACCGTTGTGGACGAAACCCCGGGCGAGCCGAGCGACACCCGTGGCCGTGTGGCCGAACTGCTGGCACTGCGCGAGCAGGCCCGTCGCGGACCGAGTGACCGGGCGACCGAGGCGCAGCGCGCCAAGGGCAAGCTGACGGCGCGTGAGCGCATCGAGCTGCTGGTCGACCCGGGTTCGTTCAAGGAGGTCGAGCAGCTGCGCCGGCACCGGGCGACCGGCTTCGGCCTGGAGGAGAAGAAGCCCCACACCGACGGTGTCGTCACCGGCTGGGGCACGGTCGACGGCCGTACCGTCTTCGTCTACGCGCACGACTTCCGGATCTTCGGAGGCGCCCTGGGCGAGGCCCACGCCACCAAGATCCACAAGATCATGGACATGGCCATCTCGGCCGGTGCCCCGCTCGTCTCGCTGAACGACGGCGCGGGCGCCCGTATCCAGGAGGGCGTCAGCGCGCTCGCCGGATACGGCGGCATCTTCCAGCGCAACACCAAGGCCTCCGGCGTCATCCCGCAGATCAGCGTGATGCTCGGCCCGTGCGCGGGCGGCGCGGCCTACAGCCCCGCCCTCACGGACTTCGTGTTCATGGTCCGCGAGACCTCCCAGATGTTCATCACCGGACCGGACGTCGTGAAGGCGGTCACCGGCGAGGAGATCACCCAGAACGGCCTCGGCGGCGCCGATGTGCACGCTGAGACCTCGGGCGTCGCGCACTTCGCGTACGACGACGAGGAGACCTGCATCGCCGAGGTCCGCTACCTGATCGGGATGCTGCCGTCCAACAACCGGGAGAACCCGCCCGCCGTGGCGAGCGACGATCCGGCCGACCGGCGCGGCGACGTCCTGCTGGACCTGGTGCCGGCCGACGGCAACCGCCCGTACGACATGCACAAGGTCATCGAGGAGCTCGTCGACGACGGCGACTACCTGGAGATCCACGAGCGCTGGGCCCGCAACATCATCTGCGCCCTGGCCCGTCTGGACGGCCAGGTCGTCGGCATCGTCGCCAACCAGCCGCAGTCCCTCGCCGGTGTCCTGGACATCGAGGCGTCGGAGAAGGCGGCCCGGTTCGTCCAGATGTGTGATGCATTCAACATTCCTATCATCACTCTTTTGGACGTACCTGGCTTTCTGCCCGGGGTCGATCAGGAGCACGGTGGAATTATTCGGCACGGTGCGAAGCTGCTCTACGCGTACTGCAACGCCACGGTGCCGAGGATCTCGCTGATCCTGCGCAAGGCTTACGGCGGTGCGTACATCGTGATGGACAGCCAGTCCATCGGTGCGGATCTGACGTACGCCTGGCCGACCAACGAGATCGCGGTGATGGGCGCCGAAGGCGCCGCCAACGTCATCTTCCGCCGGCAGATCGCCGACGCCGAAGACCCGGAAGCCATGCGGACCCGCATGGTCAAGGAGTACAAGGCCGAACTGATGCATCCGTACTACGCCGCCGAGCGCGGCCTGGTCGACGACGTCATCGACCCCGCCGAGACCCGCGAGGTGCTGATCGCCTCGCTCGCCATGCTCCGCACCAAGCACGCCGACCTGCCGTCCCGCAAGCACGGCAACCCCCCGCAGTAG
- a CDS encoding acyl-CoA carboxylase subunit epsilon has product MSTATESVLRVEKGLADAEELAAITAVLLARAAAQPAAPAAHRGRSTAGWRRLERTPGFRAPHSWQC; this is encoded by the coding sequence ATGAGCACTGCCACCGAGTCCGTGCTGCGTGTCGAGAAGGGTCTTGCCGACGCCGAGGAGCTGGCCGCCATAACCGCGGTTCTGCTCGCCCGCGCAGCCGCCCAGCCTGCCGCGCCTGCCGCCCACCGTGGCCGCAGCACCGCCGGCTGGCGCCGCCTGGAACGCACCCCGGGCTTCCGCGCCCCGCACTCCTGGCAGTGCTGA
- a CDS encoding GTP-binding protein, protein MDFASSSGGAARSTTSAKIVVAGGFGVGKTTFVGAVSEINPLRTEAVMTSASAGIDDLTHTGDKTTTTVAMDFGRITLDQDLILYLFGTPGQDRFWFMWDDLVRGAIGAVVLVDTRRLADCFPAVDYFENSGLPFVIALNGFDGHQPYTPDEVREALQIGPDTPILTTDARHRADAKSALITLVEHALMARLR, encoded by the coding sequence GTGGACTTCGCAAGCTCTAGCGGCGGAGCGGCCCGCTCCACTACCTCCGCGAAGATCGTGGTGGCAGGGGGCTTCGGCGTGGGTAAGACCACGTTCGTCGGTGCCGTTTCGGAGATCAATCCGCTGCGCACCGAAGCCGTGATGACGTCCGCGTCCGCGGGCATCGATGATCTGACGCACACCGGGGACAAGACCACCACGACGGTGGCGATGGACTTCGGGCGCATCACCTTGGACCAGGACCTGATCCTGTACCTCTTCGGTACGCCCGGACAGGACCGCTTCTGGTTCATGTGGGACGACCTGGTCCGCGGCGCCATCGGCGCCGTCGTCCTCGTCGACACCCGCCGCCTCGCCGACTGCTTCCCCGCCGTCGACTACTTCGAGAACAGCGGACTCCCCTTCGTCATCGCCCTCAACGGCTTCGACGGACACCAGCCCTACACCCCCGACGAAGTCCGCGAAGCCCTCCAGATCGGGCCGGACACGCCGATTCTCACGACGGACGCGCGGCACCGCGCGGACGCGAAGAGTGCGCTGATCACGCTCGTGGAGCACGCGCTGATGGCGCGGTTGCGCTAG
- a CDS encoding DUF742 domain-containing protein, whose product MATPPGGHRYNGGQNVPGEHGDNRFNFPSTPNRQGAQQPYQPYQQPQQPQQPYGAQQGAGWPPQRPHRFDPPQSPRIQPVQPRQAPEPTAPAAHNPLVRPYAMTGGRTRPRYQLAIEALVSTTADPSRLQGQLPEHQRICRLCFEIKSVAEISALLSIPLGVARILVADLAEAGLVAIHQPGGDESAGGQPDVTLLERVLSGLRKL is encoded by the coding sequence GTGGCAACACCCCCAGGCGGACACCGGTACAACGGTGGCCAGAACGTACCGGGTGAGCACGGGGACAACCGTTTCAACTTCCCCTCCACACCCAACAGACAGGGCGCCCAGCAGCCGTATCAGCCCTATCAGCAGCCGCAGCAGCCGCAGCAGCCGTACGGCGCCCAGCAGGGCGCCGGGTGGCCCCCGCAGCGGCCGCACCGTTTCGACCCGCCCCAGTCGCCCCGCATCCAGCCCGTGCAGCCGCGGCAGGCCCCCGAGCCGACCGCGCCCGCCGCGCACAATCCGCTGGTCCGTCCGTACGCCATGACCGGCGGCCGGACACGACCGCGCTACCAACTCGCCATTGAGGCGTTGGTCAGTACCACGGCCGATCCGTCCCGGCTGCAAGGGCAGTTGCCCGAGCACCAGCGGATCTGCCGGCTGTGCTTCGAGATCAAGTCGGTCGCCGAGATTTCGGCACTGCTCTCGATCCCGCTCGGCGTTGCCCGGATCCTCGTAGCCGACCTGGCAGAGGCTGGACTCGTCGCTATCCATCAGCCCGGCGGCGACGAGTCCGCCGGCGGCCAGCCAGATGTGACATTGCTCGAAAGGGTGCTCAGTGGACTTCGCAAGCTCTAG
- a CDS encoding roadblock/LC7 domain-containing protein: MSQAAQNLNWLITNFVDNTPGVSHTVVVSADGLLLAMSEGFPRDRADQLAAVASGLTSLTAGASRIFEGGAVNQTVVEMERGFLFIMSISDGSSLAVLAHPDADIGLVGYEMALLVDRAGGVLTPDLRAELQGSLLN; this comes from the coding sequence ATGAGCCAGGCGGCGCAGAATCTCAACTGGTTGATCACCAACTTCGTGGACAACACCCCCGGGGTGTCGCACACGGTGGTGGTCTCCGCCGACGGACTCCTGCTGGCCATGTCCGAAGGATTTCCGCGCGACCGCGCCGACCAGCTGGCGGCCGTCGCCTCCGGTCTGACCTCGCTGACCGCGGGCGCCTCGCGGATCTTCGAAGGCGGCGCGGTGAATCAGACAGTCGTGGAGATGGAGCGCGGATTCCTCTTCATCATGTCCATTTCCGACGGATCTTCACTGGCCGTTCTCGCCCACCCGGACGCCGATATCGGTCTGGTCGGGTACGAAATGGCCCTTCTCGTCGACCGCGCGGGCGGCGTCCTCACCCCGGACCTCCGCGCCGAACTCCAGGGAAGTCTTCTTAACTAG
- a CDS encoding nitrate- and nitrite sensing domain-containing protein, with product MRRSNEGSGAEPGRGNFTPAPRAAASPADRSRAMKSGGSSSRLSPRNWRVPTRLNAILLIPVLVGLVMGGFQVKGSIDTWREAQEAEKTALIVRAASAYGQALLNERDLSAQPLLSNKRDAAVIDQVRAATDAAAAKFDTAVKDMPRTQGLERRLQLFRLEEPKLPELRKAAYAEAMNPVKTEEGYVQVQHSLMEFCNELGLGTGNITSYGRTVYAIELAKAAESLQRSIGMHLLVRPSQENATFDAQVKAFGSYNYLEKIALGEFNSGGTEADVARLKQVMAAQSAEGAKRLEKAKEQADATGVPFVAPPSVDGSVFDGMAQQIGEGKSPQKLAAKGITPETWMAAATAKFDGYTTVEDELVDKAVSEAADISSSARNDAFINAAVVIVALLAAFVLAGLMARQMSRSMRHLRTAAFGIAEQRLPMLVDQLSRTDPGRIDTRVEPIPIDSRDEIGEVARAFDQVHREAVRLASEQAMLRGNVNAIFTNLSRRNQSLIEGQLTLITDLENNEADPDQLESLFRLDHLATRMRRNGENLLVLAGEEPGRRWNQPVPLVDVLRAAASEVEAYERVELSGVPETEIHGQSVTDLVHLLAELLENATTFSSPQTKVRVTATRLPDSRVMIEIHDKGIGLTAEDFADINHKLANPPTVDAAVSQRMGLFVVGRLADRHGIRVQLRPSGEQAGTTSLVMLPDAITHGGGGEPDAAQDDFTVSSIIPQQQGFEQPAPPQLRTAAELGFDDSRYEQPSADASQLDPVGRSLMREERRAALETQATGERPQFAQAPYAGNGYAQEPQQYEQAPYEGGYAPYGGDAGFAEQPDHTRQDGYAEAAYAVGATAQPSYEEPFTPQPHQDEWANQGAYQDAYVPPAQVQAESVPSAPAEPQERVGFDRPGPTPNSGHELTEAGLPRRGGQQHWQPTGRGNNRPAAAAQQELPPQQQEMPQRQPSAQQDENGSDDWRSTNDERWERAEKLREPKAGGVTPSGLPRRVPKANLVEGTAEQTLQGGPQVSRAPEDVRGRLSNLRRGVLRGRNAGSDASDTYNQER from the coding sequence GTGAGGCGAAGCAACGAGGGCTCCGGGGCGGAGCCGGGGCGGGGCAATTTCACCCCGGCTCCGCGCGCCGCGGCGTCGCCCGCCGATAGGTCCCGAGCGATGAAGTCCGGGGGCAGCTCAAGTCGGCTTTCCCCGCGCAACTGGCGGGTACCCACTCGGCTGAACGCGATCCTCCTGATCCCGGTGCTCGTCGGCCTGGTCATGGGCGGCTTCCAGGTGAAGGGCTCGATCGACACCTGGCGGGAGGCGCAGGAGGCCGAGAAGACCGCGCTGATCGTGCGCGCGGCCTCCGCGTACGGCCAGGCACTCCTCAATGAGCGTGACCTCTCCGCTCAGCCGCTGCTGTCGAACAAGCGGGACGCCGCCGTCATCGACCAGGTCCGGGCGGCCACCGACGCCGCCGCGGCCAAGTTCGACACGGCCGTGAAGGACATGCCCAGGACGCAGGGCCTGGAGCGGCGCCTTCAGCTGTTCCGGCTGGAGGAGCCCAAACTCCCCGAGCTGCGCAAGGCCGCCTACGCCGAGGCGATGAACCCGGTGAAGACGGAGGAGGGCTATGTCCAGGTGCAGCACTCCTTGATGGAGTTCTGCAACGAGCTGGGTCTGGGCACCGGCAACATCACCAGTTACGGCCGTACGGTCTACGCGATCGAGCTCGCCAAGGCTGCAGAATCGCTTCAGCGCTCCATCGGTATGCACCTGCTGGTGCGTCCGAGCCAGGAGAACGCCACGTTCGACGCCCAGGTCAAGGCCTTCGGCTCGTACAACTACCTGGAGAAGATCGCGCTCGGCGAGTTCAACTCCGGTGGTACGGAGGCCGACGTGGCCCGGCTGAAGCAGGTCATGGCCGCGCAGTCGGCCGAAGGCGCGAAGAGGCTGGAGAAGGCGAAGGAGCAGGCCGACGCCACGGGGGTCCCGTTCGTCGCGCCGCCCAGTGTCGACGGCTCGGTCTTCGACGGCATGGCCCAGCAGATCGGGGAGGGGAAGTCCCCCCAGAAGCTGGCCGCCAAGGGCATCACGCCCGAGACCTGGATGGCCGCCGCCACCGCCAAGTTCGACGGCTACACCACGGTCGAGGACGAGCTCGTCGACAAGGCCGTGTCCGAGGCCGCGGACATCTCTTCCAGCGCCCGGAACGACGCCTTCATCAACGCCGCCGTCGTGATCGTCGCCCTGCTGGCCGCCTTCGTCCTGGCCGGGCTGATGGCGCGGCAGATGAGCCGCTCGATGCGCCATCTGCGTACCGCCGCCTTCGGGATCGCCGAGCAGCGGCTGCCGATGCTGGTCGACCAGCTCTCCAGGACCGATCCCGGCCGGATCGACACCCGCGTCGAGCCCATCCCGATCGACAGCCGCGACGAGATCGGCGAGGTCGCCCGCGCCTTCGACCAGGTGCACCGCGAGGCGGTCCGGCTGGCCTCCGAGCAGGCCATGCTGCGGGGCAACGTCAACGCGATCTTCACCAATCTGTCGCGTCGCAACCAGTCCCTGATCGAGGGCCAGCTGACCCTCATCACCGACCTGGAGAACAACGAGGCCGACCCGGACCAGCTGGAGAGCCTCTTCCGGCTGGACCACCTGGCCACCCGGATGCGGCGCAACGGCGAAAACCTTCTCGTGCTGGCCGGCGAGGAGCCCGGCCGCCGCTGGAACCAGCCGGTTCCGCTGGTCGACGTCTTGCGGGCCGCCGCCTCCGAGGTGGAGGCGTACGAGCGCGTCGAGCTCTCCGGGGTGCCGGAGACCGAGATCCACGGCCAGTCCGTCACCGACCTCGTGCATCTGCTGGCCGAGCTGCTGGAGAACGCCACCACGTTCTCCTCGCCGCAGACCAAGGTGCGGGTCACGGCGACCCGGCTGCCCGACAGCCGCGTGATGATCGAGATCCACGACAAGGGCATCGGTCTCACCGCCGAGGACTTCGCCGACATCAACCACAAGCTGGCCAACCCGCCGACCGTGGATGCCGCGGTGTCGCAGCGGATGGGTCTCTTCGTGGTCGGCCGGCTCGCCGACCGGCACGGCATCCGGGTTCAGCTGCGCCCCTCGGGCGAGCAGGCCGGGACCACCTCGCTGGTCATGCTGCCGGACGCCATCACCCACGGTGGCGGCGGCGAACCGGACGCCGCGCAGGACGACTTCACCGTCTCCTCGATCATTCCGCAGCAGCAGGGCTTCGAGCAGCCCGCGCCCCCGCAGCTGCGCACGGCGGCGGAGCTCGGCTTCGACGACTCACGTTACGAGCAGCCGTCGGCGGACGCCTCGCAGCTGGACCCGGTGGGCCGTTCGCTGATGCGTGAGGAGCGCCGGGCCGCGCTGGAGACGCAGGCGACGGGCGAGCGCCCGCAGTTCGCGCAGGCCCCGTACGCCGGCAACGGCTACGCCCAGGAGCCGCAGCAGTACGAGCAGGCTCCGTACGAGGGTGGTTACGCCCCCTACGGCGGTGACGCGGGCTTTGCCGAGCAGCCCGACCACACCCGGCAGGACGGCTATGCGGAGGCGGCATATGCGGTCGGCGCGACCGCGCAGCCGTCGTACGAGGAACCCTTCACCCCCCAGCCCCACCAGGACGAATGGGCGAATCAGGGCGCGTATCAGGATGCGTACGTACCGCCTGCGCAGGTCCAAGCGGAATCTGTCCCGAGTGCCCCCGCCGAGCCGCAGGAACGCGTAGGCTTCGACCGTCCGGGGCCCACCCCGAACTCCGGCCACGAGCTGACCGAAGCCGGTCTGCCACGCCGGGGCGGTCAGCAGCACTGGCAGCCCACCGGCCGCGGGAACAACCGGCCCGCAGCCGCAGCACAGCAGGAACTGCCGCCGCAGCAGCAGGAGATGCCGCAGCGGCAGCCGTCCGCACAGCAGGACGAGAACGGCTCCGACGACTGGCGCTCGACGAACGACGAGCGCTGGGAGCGGGCCGAGAAGCTCCGGGAGCCCAAGGCGGGCGGGGTCACCCCGTCCGGGCTTCCCCGGCGGGTGCCCAAGGCCAATCTGGTCGAGGGTACGGCGGAGCAGACCCTGCAGGGCGGCCCTCAGGTCTCCCGTGCCCCCGAGGACGTCCGCGGCAGGTTGAGCAACCTGCGGCGGGGCGTGCTGCGGGGACGTAACGCGGGTTCGGACGCAAGTGATACCTACAACCAGGAGCGTTAG
- a CDS encoding GTP-binding protein: protein MDFASSSGGAARATTSAKIVVAGGFGVGKTTFVGAVSEINPLRTEAVMTSASAGIDDLTHTGGKTTTTVAMDFGRITLDQDLILYLFGTPGQDRFWFMWDDLVRGAIGAVVLVDTRRLADCFPAVDYFENSGLPFVIALNGFDGHQPYTPDEVREALQIGPDTPIITTDARHRADAKSGLITLVEHALMARLK from the coding sequence GTGGACTTCGCAAGCTCTAGTGGCGGTGCTGCCCGGGCCACCACCTCGGCGAAGATCGTGGTGGCCGGGGGCTTCGGCGTGGGTAAGACCACGTTCGTCGGTGCCGTTTCGGAGATCAACCCGTTGCGCACGGAAGCCGTGATGACGTCCGCTTCCGCGGGCATCGACGACTTGACGCACACCGGCGGCAAGACGACGACGACCGTCGCCATGGACTTCGGGCGCATCACCCTGGACCAGGACCTGATCCTGTACCTCTTCGGTACGCCCGGACAGGACCGCTTCTGGTTCATGTGGGACGACCTGGTCCGCGGCGCCATCGGCGCCGTCGTCCTCGTCGACACCCGCCGCCTCGCCGACTGCTTCCCCGCCGTCGACTACTTCGAGAACAGCGGACTCCCCTTCGTCATCGCCCTCAACGGCTTCGACGGACACCAGCCCTACACCCCCGACGAAGTCCGCGAAGCCCTCCAGATCGGGCCCGACACCCCGATCATCACGACGGACGCGCGGCACCGCGCGGACGCCAAGAGCGGCCTGATCACGCTCGTTGAGCACGCGCTGATGGCGCGGTTGAAGTAA
- a CDS encoding DUF742 domain-containing protein — protein MTPPPASPDPYGALHHASYDGEGDQPLVRPYAMTGGRTRPRYQLAIEALVSTTADPAHLGTLLPEHQRICHLCREVKSVAEVSALLSMPLGVARILVADLAEAGMVAIHQPGNGEAGGAPDVTLLERVLSGLRKL, from the coding sequence ATGACCCCGCCACCCGCCTCACCCGATCCGTACGGCGCACTGCATCACGCGTCGTACGACGGTGAAGGCGACCAGCCGCTGGTCCGTCCGTATGCCATGACCGGCGGCCGGACCCGGCCTCGCTACCAGCTCGCGATAGAGGCGCTGGTCTCCACCACGGCCGACCCCGCGCATCTGGGGACGTTGCTCCCCGAGCACCAGCGGATCTGCCACCTCTGCCGTGAGGTCAAGTCGGTGGCCGAGGTCTCGGCGCTGCTGTCGATGCCACTCGGTGTGGCCCGGATTCTTGTCGCGGACCTGGCGGAAGCCGGCATGGTGGCCATCCACCAGCCGGGCAATGGAGAGGCCGGCGGCGCGCCGGATGTAACGCTGCTCGAAAGGGTGCTCAGTGGACTTCGCAAGCTCTAG
- a CDS encoding roadblock/LC7 domain-containing protein: MSPMSQAAQNLNWLITNFVDNTPGVSHTVVVSADGLLLAMSEGFPRDRADQLAAVASGLTSLTAGASRIFEGGAVSQTVVEMERGFLFLMSISDGSSLAVLAHPDADIGLVGYEMALLVDRAGTVLTPDLRAELQGSLLH; this comes from the coding sequence TTGAGCCCGATGAGTCAGGCCGCGCAGAATCTCAACTGGTTGATCACCAACTTCGTGGACAACACCCCCGGGGTGTCGCACACGGTGGTGGTATCCGCCGACGGACTCCTGCTGGCCATGTCCGAAGGTTTCCCCCGTGACCGCGCCGACCAGCTGGCGGCCGTCGCCTCCGGTCTGACCTCGCTGACCGCGGGCGCCTCGCGGATCTTCGAAGGCGGCGCCGTAAGCCAGACCGTGGTGGAGATGGAACGCGGGTTCCTCTTCCTGATGTCCATCTCCGACGGTTCCTCACTGGCCGTTCTCGCCCACCCGGACGCCGACATCGGCCTGGTCGGGTACGAGATGGCCCTCCTGGTCGACCGGGCGGGCACCGTCCTCACCCCGGACCTCCGTGCCGAGCTCCAAGGCAGCCTGCTCCACTAG